The region gattaaataagtgtaaacttattctcactccttttcaaatgtgtaaaataataataataataattaaaagaaaGTTCATTgcttattttgttaatttttttcgtttttattctccattgttttcattttgttataatggctgttaatggctgtattggatcaggcttgctcttgtttttttgcatatttgaaataaaatatatcaaatcaaatcaaaatcaaatttaaTGAAATTGTCatgaatttaatgtaaaaaaaaaaaaaagattttcacaaaattcaaatgcaaaaaattcagcTGCATCATGATACATTCATACTAAAGACACACATCATGAACCTCCATAGTCCCACCTCtaataaacatgttaaaataTCCCAAACTCCGCATTGACATTACACGCATGGATGACAGGACTTTACTGTAGAACGTTTAGCATATTTTAatcatcaaatgtatttctatgtCGCTTTTAAAAAGTCAACCGCTTGGCATACCTGTCAGACAAGAACGAAGGGAAAATTAAGCCCACCTATGAACGGAATGAATGACGTAGCGGAAGTTATTTTTGTCCACCGGCCCCTCCTGGTCACAAGTCACAACAAACCCGACAAGAGGACGGAGGGCGGCCGAAGAAGACCGAGGAGGACCGAAGAAGCCCGGGGAGGACAGAAGAAGACCGAGGAGGACAAAAGAAAACCGAGGAGGACCGAAGAAGACCGAGGAGGACCGAAGAAGACCGAGGAGGACCGAAGCAGACCGAGGAGGACAGAAGAAGATCGAGGAGGACAGAAGAAGACCGAGGAGGACCGAAGAAGACCGAGGGGGACCAAGGAGCGATGGCCCAGGCCAACATCTCGGTGACAGAGAGTCAGTTCCGGTGTCCCATCTGCCTGGACATGCTGAAGGACCCGGTGTCCATCCCGTGCGGACACACCTACTGCATGCGGTGCATCAACGACTACTGGGACCAGGCCGAGCCGGGCCACCTGAGCTGCCCGCAGTGCCGGGAGTCGTTCAGCCCTCGGCCGGTGCTGCGGAGGAACACCGTGCTGGCCGAGGTGGTGGACAAGCTCAAGCTGAGCGAAGCCTTCGCGGCGGGGGCGGCGCCGGCCGAGCTCTACCGGGGCGGAGGCGGGCAGGTGCCGTGCGACTTCTGCCCGCCGGAGAGCAGGCTGGCGGCGGCCAAGTCGTGCCTGGTCTGCCTGGCCTCCTTCTGCCACACGCACATGTCCCCGCACCGGGAGGTGGACACGCTCAGGCGGCACAAGCTGGTGCAAGCCGTGCCCTGTCCCGCCCGCCGGCTGTGCGCGCAGCACCGCCTGGGACTGGAGCCTCCCGCCGGGGGAGACGCGGCGGAGGACGCCCCGGAGGAGTGGACCGGGGACTGTCTGCTGTGCGAGTCCGACTGGGAGGAGGTGCATCCCGGGGAGGCTCAGAGGGTCAGGAGACAGGTACGAAATGTCACATTCAAGGCTTTGGAACACTTTTTtgtacttttgcatctcattcattgtctacggagcccctaagggacatggggggaaatatttgtttttaataatttttttttttttttttttttttttttttttttttttttagaaatgtatcttgtgtgcacgagatacatgtctaaaaataaaaaaatacaaaaatgaaaaattataaaaaaaaatgttggtatttttttataaattttaaaaaattttataaCTTTTAAAAAGTTTCTTTTTataaagttaattaaaaaaaaattttaaataatttttctaaaaaaaaaaaaaaaatccctcatgtccctttaggggctcagtaattgtcacacacaccacacaactaggtgtggcgaaattattctctgcatctgacccatcaccattgatcgccccctgggaggtgaggggagcagtgagcagcagcggtggccacgcccgggaaccatttttggtgatttaactcccaattccaacccttgatgctgagtgccaagcagggaggtaatgggtcacatttttatagtcattggtatgactcggcccaaggtttgaactcacgacctaccgatctcagggcggacactctaaccactaggccactgtaagacaagaacacaaggTTTTccctttttaatgcattctaaaccgtaaaatacggcaagtacgaggtggccggCGATGCAGTTAATGGGagtaggtgtcaaactcattttaaatcaGGGGCcgtatggagaaaaatctactcccacgtGGGCCGAACTGgtcaaatcacggcatgataacaaACATTAACCTACTcaggtccgccctgagatcggtaggttgcgagttcaaaaccccggccgagactataaaaatgggacccgttacctccctgcttggcactcagcatcaagggttggaattgacacttcattcacccttgctcctgatgggtcgtggttagggccctgcatggcagctcctgtcaTCAGTGGacacagtttttgccttgaaaatcaacttttaccttgaaaatcaacttttgccttgaaaatcagtttttaccttgaaaatcaacttttaccttgaaaatcagtttttaccttgaatatcagtttttacctagaaaattagtttttaccttgaaaatcagtttttgccttgaaaatcaacttttaccttgaaaatcagtttttaccttgaaaatcagtttctatcttgaaaatcagtttttaccttgaaaatcagtttctaccttaaaaatcagtttctatcttgaaaatcagtttttaccttgaaaatcagcttttaccttgaaaatcagcttttaccttgaaaattagtttctatcttgaaaatcgttttttaccttgaaaatcaatttttgccttgaaaatcaacttttaccttgaaaatcagcttttaccttgaaaatcaatttttgccttgaaaatcagcttttaccttgaaaatcaatttttgccttgaaaatcaacttttaccttgaaaatcagtttttatcttgaaaatcggtttttaccttgaaaatcaacttttaccttgaaaataattttttaccttgaaaataattttttaccttgaaaaccagtttttaccttgaaaatcaaattttgccttgaaaatcaacttttaccttgaaaatcagcttttaccttgaaaatcagtttttgccttgaaaatcaacttttaccttgaaaatcagtttctatcttgaaaatcagtttttaccttgaaaatcagtttttgccttgaaaatcaacttttaccttgaaaatcagtttctatcttgaaaatcagtttttaccttgaaaatcagtttttgccttgaaaatcaacttttaccttgaaaattagtttCTATCTTGAAAAtccgtttttaccttgaaaataaacttttaccttgaaaattcgtttttaccttgaaaatccgtttttaccttgaaaatcagcttttaccttgaaaatcagtttttaccttgaaaatcagtttttgccttgaaaatcaacttttaccatgaaaatcagtttctatcttgaaaatcagtttttaccttgaaaatcaagtttaccttgaaaatcagtttttaccttgaaaatcaacttttaccttgaaaataattttttaccttgaaaatcagtttttaccttgaaaatcagtttttaccttgaaaatcagtttttgccttgaaaatcaacttttaccttgaaaattagtttctatcttgaaaatcagtttttaccttgaaaatcaacttttaccttgaaaattcgtttttaccttgaaaatccgtttttaccttgaaaatcagcttttaccttgaaaatcagtttttaccttgaaaatcagtttttgccttgaaaatccgtttttaccttgaaaatcagcttttaccttgaaaatcagtttttaccttgaaaatcagtttttgccttgaaaatcaacttttaccatgaaaatcagtttctatcttgaaaatcagtttttaccttgaaaatcaagtttaccttgaaaatcagtttttaccttgaaaatcaacttttaccttgaaaatcagcttttaccttgaaaatcagcttttgccttaattcaacttttaccatgaaaataattttttaccttgaaaataattttttaccttgaaaattagtttttgccttgaaaatcaacttttaccttgaaaatccatttttaccttgaaaatccatttttgccttgaaaatcagtttctaTCTtgaaaaatcagtttttgccttgaaaatcaacttttaccttgaaaatcagtttttgccttgaaaatcaacttttaccttgaaaattattttttaccttgaaaattattttttagcttgaaaattagtttttgccttaaaaatcaagttttaccttgaaaattcgtttttaccttgaaaatccgtttttaccttgaaaatcaagttttaccttgaaaatcattttttaccttgaaaatcaacttttaccttgaatatcagcttttaccttgaaaaccagtttttgccttgaaaatcaacttttaccttgaaaataattttttaccttgaaaattattttttaccttgaaaattagtttttgccttaaaaatcaacttttaccttgaaaattcgtttttaccttgaaaatccgtttttaccttgaaaatcaagttttaccttgaaaatcattttttaccttgaaaatcaacttttaccttgaaaatcagcttttaccttgaaaaccagcttttaccttcaaaatcagtttttgccttgaaaatcaacttttacattgaaaatcattttttaccttgaaaattagtttttgccttgaaaatcaacttttaccttgaaaatcagttttaaccttgaaaatcaactttcaccttgaaaataattttttaccttgaaattccgtttttaccttgaaaatctacttttgccttgaaaatcagttttcccGCCACTAAGAGGAGGGGAAAACTGTACCTTGTCTGGTGTGCAGGTTCAGCTCCAAGAGTCTCAGAGGACGATCCAGGGCAAAATCCGAAGCTGCGAGCGCGAACTGGAGGAGTCTCAGCAGAGTCTGGAGTCGCTGAAGGTGTGTATCACCATGGCAACGGAGAAGAATGCGTTAACGATCCGCACGCAATTTCAATTCTGCCGGTTGCAGGCGTCCGCTTCGGCCGTCCTGGAAGACAGCGAGGCCCTCTTTGCTGACATGGCGCTCCGCCTGGAGAAGACCAAGACCGAGGCGAGTAGATACAGTAGGGAATGGGTTCTTATGGTccaattcctgggtggatctcgcgtgagaggaagaggggaggTTACTCAtttagttggaattgccacaaaacacattttaggacATTCGACActttactgccatctggcggccaacgttttgtcacgtttcatgtgtcaggtaaatcgcCACGAATGGGGCCATTGAATCTAGTGTACGTCGCCTTACATGGTAGATTGCCACGATGTATCCCGCCTGGCAAATGGTGACTGGCGGTCTTGTGTAGGTCCGCGCCAGGCTGGAAGCCCGGAAGCGAGCGGCGGTGGGGCGGGCCGAGCTGGACATGGAGATGCTGCGGAAGGATCTGGAAGCGCTGAGGAGGCGGGACGAGGAGATCAGCCGGCTCACCCAAACGGAGGACAACGGACACTTCCTGCAGGTGAGGAGGGATCAGCGATGAGTCAGCAGTGACCGGTGGAAAAAAGTCCTCACCTGGCTGAATGCAATTTTCCAAAGGACGCAGTGAGGCGTGCTAAAGAGACtttgtcctcctcctcctcctctgtcTGCTCAACCCTCCCAGGCGGCGCCGCTGCTGTGCCTTCCTGTGCCTGCCAGCCGCCCTTCCAGGACCCTGGCCCCGCCCACAGAGGCCTTCAGTGGCGCCAGGAGGGCGCTGTGTCACCTCCGCAGTCGTGTGGAGGAGGTGTGCCGCGAGGAGGTGGACATGATCAGCCGAGCAGGTGAGGATGGagaccacacacacgcacacacacacacacacacacacacacacacacacacacacacacgcacttaaTGAGAGTCACGCTTCTGGTGGCGGGTGTTGCGGAGGTGAGAACACACATCACCAGTGACAGTGGGTCATGTGACCCCGTGTGACGTGACACCCCTGAGTAGTGTCGCCATCATTAATTCAACATTTCACTTGACATAACCCGGCGAGCAGCACGACTAATTAGCTCCGCCTAACCAGACTTGCTAAAGGAGTTAGCATGAGTGTGTTAGCGTCGTGTTGTTAAAGGTGTcccatttgtgatttttttaatgaGGTTGTAACAGTAACAGTTACATATGTAACAGTAACCGTTATATGTGTAACAGTGTTATGTGTAACAATAACAGTAAAATGTGTAATGCAATAGTAATATGTGTAACAATAACATAAATATTTATAACAGTAAAATGTGTAACAATAAAAGTAAAATGTGTAACAATAACAGTAATGCGTGTGACAGTAATATGTGTTACATATgtaacagtaatatgtgtaacAGTAACCGTTATATGTGTAACAGTGATATGTGTAACAATACCAGTAAAATGTGTAACACAATAGTAATATGTGTAACAATAACAGAAATATTTATAACAGTTATATGTGTAACAGTAAAATGTGTAACAATAAAAGTAATATGTGTAACAGTAAAATGTGTAACAATAAAAGTAATATGTGTAACAGTAATGTGTAACAATAACAGTAATGCGTGTGACAGTGATATGTGTAACAGTTACATATgtaacagtaatatgtgtaacAGTAACGGTTATATGTGTAACAGTGATATGTGTAACAATAACAGTAAAATGTGTAACGCAATATTAATAAGTGTAACAATAACATAAATATTTATAACAGTTATATGTGTAACAGAAAAATGTGTAACAATAAAAGTAATATGTgtaacagtaatatgtgtaacAATAACAGTAATGCGTGTGACAGTAATATGTGTCACAGTTACATATgtaacagtaatatgtgtaacAGTAACGCGTGTGACAGTAATATGTGTAAAAGTTACATATgtaacagtaatatgtgtaacagtaacagtaatatgtgtaacAGTAATATGGgtaacagtaatatgtgtaacAGTGATATGTGTTACAGTAACAGTAGCATTTGTAACGTAATAGTGAATGTAACGTACTAGTAATATGTGTAACAATAACATAAATGTTTATAACAGTTATATGTGTATAACATAAATGTTTATAACAgttactgtatatgtgtaacaGTAAAATGTGCAACAACAAAAGTAACATTTGTAtcataacagtaatatgtgtaacAATAACAGTAATGCGTGTGACAGTAATATGTGTACTAGTTACATATgtaacagtaatatgtgtaacAATAAAAGTAATATGTgtaacagtaatatgtgtaacACTAACAGTAATGCGTGTGACAGTAATATGTATAAAAGTTACATATgtaacagtaatatgtgtaacagtaacagtaatatgtgtaacACTAACAGTAATGTGTGTGACAGTAATATGTGTAAAAGTTACATATgtaacagtaatatgtgtaacAGTAATATGGgtaacagtaatatgtgtaacAGTGCTATGTGTTACAGTAACAGTAGCATTTGTAACATAATAGTAAAATGTGTAACAATAACATAAATGTTTATAACAGTTATATGTGTATAACATAAATGTTTATAACAgttactgtatatgtgtaacaGTAATATGTGCAACAACAAAAGTAACATTTGTAtcataacagtaatat is a window of Nerophis lumbriciformis linkage group LG25, RoL_Nlum_v2.1, whole genome shotgun sequence DNA encoding:
- the LOC133621850 gene encoding E3 ubiquitin/ISG15 ligase TRIM25-like; this encodes MAQANISVTESQFRCPICLDMLKDPVSIPCGHTYCMRCINDYWDQAEPGHLSCPQCRESFSPRPVLRRNTVLAEVVDKLKLSEAFAAGAAPAELYRGGGGQVPCDFCPPESRLAAAKSCLVCLASFCHTHMSPHREVDTLRRHKLVQAVPCPARRLCAQHRLGLEPPAGGDAAEDAPEEWTGDCLLCESDWEEVHPGEAQRVRRQVQLQESQRTIQGKIRSCERELEESQQSLESLKASASAVLEDSEALFADMALRLEKTKTEVRARLEARKRAAVGRAELDMEMLRKDLEALRRRDEEISRLTQTEDNGHFLQAAPLLCLPVPASRPSRTLAPPTEAFSGARRALCHLRSRVEEVCREEVDMISRADGRLSAENFKPHQSPRSAGLDATQVLSASFPLSLLSLQPADQRMRAAFLRFSCHLSLDPETAHPTLVLLEGRQGAHCGEEPQSYPAHPQRFDSVAQVLCREGQFGGASYWEVEWRGGGWIDIGATYRGIGRKGGGKPCLLGRNENSWRLRCTPAGYAAWHDNRKTTVAAPPCPRVGVFLERQKGALSFYSVSDSMMLLHTFRCPFSQPLYPAFRLDLDSTLLICPQESGAGSQT